The genomic segment GGCTTGAGCAAGACGGAACATCAATGCAAGACCCAGGTAGGGAAGCAGAAGAGGAATCGTGATGCGCCGCAGGCAAATCCAGGGACCTGCTCCCTCCAGCTTTGCGGCTTCGTAGAGATCAGTAGGAATGGTCTGCAGGCCAGCAAGCAGAATCAGCGCCACAAATGGGGTTGTTTTCCAGATATCGGCGTAGACGGTGGTGATCCATGCAATGGATGGTTCACCCAGAGCATTGAGTGAACGACCCAATCCCGATTGCAGCAGACGGTCGATGGGTCCGTAGGGAGTGTTGAAGATCCATCTCCAGCCAAGAGCCATCACTGTTGTGGGTAGGGCCCATGGAATTAATGAGGATGATCTGATCAGTGCTCGCTTTCGTAACGGCTGATTGAGGATCAAGGCAATGACCAAGCCAAGCACAACTTCAGCCGTCACCGAGACAAAGGCAAAGCGAAGGGTCTGCAGCAGGTCCTGCCAGAAACGGGCGTCCTGCATGAACCGTTGCCAGTTGGCGCCTTGATTCGGGATGGCCACCAGGCCAGTCATCACCGAATCTGCATGAAAGCTGAGCCAGACGTAGCGAAACAGCGGCAATGCAAACACCGCAATCAAAAAGATTAGGGACGGAATCAGAAGGATCAGCAATGGCATTAGGGAGCTGCTCCTGATGCTTCAAGCACCTGACTTGTGGACCGCTCTGCTTGTTGCATCCCTACTGGAGGGGCTGTCATTCCTGTGAGTGTGGCGCT from the Synechococcus sp. UW179A genome contains:
- a CDS encoding carbohydrate ABC transporter permease, translated to MPLLILLIPSLIFLIAVFALPLFRYVWLSFHADSVMTGLVAIPNQGANWQRFMQDARFWQDLLQTLRFAFVSVTAEVVLGLVIALILNQPLRKRALIRSSSLIPWALPTTVMALGWRWIFNTPYGPIDRLLQSGLGRSLNALGEPSIAWITTVYADIWKTTPFVALILLAGLQTIPTDLYEAAKLEGAGPWICLRRITIPLLLPYLGLALMFRLAQAFGVFDLVQVMTGGGPASSTESIALYAYWNALRFLDFGYSATIMIGSFAILSSLIVIAWLVITAVRNRSTGAFAK